A region of Salvia splendens isolate huo1 chromosome 17, SspV2, whole genome shotgun sequence DNA encodes the following proteins:
- the LOC121773453 gene encoding uncharacterized protein LOC121773453 isoform X1: MMTWRGLGAGNGDEVNDALNTAACPSSLSLRRIQRRLLPTAGSPSPASKCLPRRLLSPTHSFPNSKLKSLNIPSLFSSSHIVFKLDAPPSAWGHRASPVSHCRRSPLISLQHHPRYAPVQPPLSGCLRSFPEQQLGHSEALVARGERLELEKYFHRLYSKDLNGDCFLVAALATYWDLVKILIRDSQLFLGYLLTTFDILCRCTHLQ, encoded by the exons atgatgacgtggaggggacttggggccggaaatggggacgagGTTAATGATGCCCTTAACACAGCAGCGTGTcctagctctctctctctccggcgAATTCAGCGTCGCCTCCTTCCAACCGCCGGTTCCCCGTCACCGGCGTCGAAGTGCCTTCCTCGCCGTCTCCTTTCCCCCACACATTCATTCCCTAATTCAAAACTTAAATCCCTAAACATCCCATCTCTCTTTTCTTCCTCACACATAGTTTTCAAACTCGATGCGCCACCCTCGGCTTGGGGCCACCGTGCTTCGCCCGTGAGCCATTGTCGGCGCTCGCCCCTCATTTCGCTGCAGCATCACCCCCGCTACGCCCCAGTCCAACCACCTCTGTCGGGCTGTCTGCGATCATTTCCCGAGCAGCAGCTAG GACACTCTGAAGCTCTCGTTGCAAGAGGGGAGAGGTTGGAGctggaaaaatattttcacag ATTATACTCCAAGGACTTAAATGGAGATTGCTTTCTTGTTGCAGCTCTTGCAACCTATTGGGATTTGGTCAAGATTTTGATTAGGGACAGCCAACTCTTCCTTGGCTATTTGTTAACTACTTTTGACATTTTGTGTAGGTGTACTCATCTTCAATAA
- the LOC121773453 gene encoding uncharacterized protein LOC121773453 isoform X2, which yields MMTWRGLGAGNGDEVNDALNTAACPSSLSLRRIQRRLLPTAGSPSPASKCLPRRLLSPTHSFPNSKLKSLNIPSLFSSSHIVFKLDAPPSAWGHRASPVSHCRRSPLISLQHHPRYAPVQPPLSGCLRSFPEQQLGHSEALVARGERLELEKYFHRLYSKDLNGDCFLVAALATYWDLVKILIRVCNC from the exons atgatgacgtggaggggacttggggccggaaatggggacgagGTTAATGATGCCCTTAACACAGCAGCGTGTcctagctctctctctctccggcgAATTCAGCGTCGCCTCCTTCCAACCGCCGGTTCCCCGTCACCGGCGTCGAAGTGCCTTCCTCGCCGTCTCCTTTCCCCCACACATTCATTCCCTAATTCAAAACTTAAATCCCTAAACATCCCATCTCTCTTTTCTTCCTCACACATAGTTTTCAAACTCGATGCGCCACCCTCGGCTTGGGGCCACCGTGCTTCGCCCGTGAGCCATTGTCGGCGCTCGCCCCTCATTTCGCTGCAGCATCACCCCCGCTACGCCCCAGTCCAACCACCTCTGTCGGGCTGTCTGCGATCATTTCCCGAGCAGCAGCTAG GACACTCTGAAGCTCTCGTTGCAAGAGGGGAGAGGTTGGAGctggaaaaatattttcacag ATTATACTCCAAGGACTTAAATGGAGATTGCTTTCTTGTTGCAGCTCTTGCAACCTATTGGGATTTGGTCAAGATTTTGATTAGG GTTTGCAACTGTTAA
- the LOC121773788 gene encoding exo-alpha-bergamotene synthase-like, with amino-acid sequence MEEVIRRSANYEASIWDDDYIQSFESPYTGEKYVCEAEKLKDLVRILIHITEDELDQLHLIDNVTRLGLSGHFKEQIAKMLEKIYEAQEWLEKDLHFTSLKFRLLRQHGYHVPQEVFCSLMDEESNFKASLCEDMRGLVSLYEASYLSVEGENVMDLAKDFSLNHLARRLEQISEPRLREQVRHALEVPLHWRLQKLEARWFIQAYENTSEANLTLVELAKLDYNMVQATYQQELKLLSSWYRETGLPEKLGFARHRLAECFLWALGFVPEPHLGYSREILSKIAVMITIIDDIYDVYGTLEELQLFTHTIEKWDINSLDSLPEYMKICFLALFNSVNEFAYHNLRDQGFNVISNLRKLWAELCRAYYLEATWFHSGYVPTTNEYLNTAWISISGPLLLFYAYFTTNPINKKELKSLEKYPGIIHWPATVLRLADDLETSSYEMKRGDVPKTMECYMKETGCSEEDARKHIKQLIDTALKRMNKEILMENPIQNFGQTAMNLGRISLCMYQHGDGFGLPHSETKKNMVCLVVQPFPLP; translated from the exons ATGGAGGAGGTGATTAGGAGGTCTGCAAACTACGAAGCCAGTATCTGGGACGACGATTACATTCAGTCGTTCGAAAGTCCGTACACG GGGGAGAAGTACGTTTGCGAAGCTGAGAAGCTGAAAGATCTGGTGAGAATACTGATCCACATAACTGAAGATGAGCTCGACCAGCTTCACCTTATCGACAATGTGACGAGACTAGGCCTATCTGGCCACTTCAAGGAGCAGATAGCAAAAATGTTAGAGAAGATATATGAGGCACAAGAATGGTTAGAAAAGGACTTGCATTTCACGTCTCTCAAATTCAGACTTCTCAGACAGCATGGTTATCACGTTCCTCAAG AGGTTTTCTGTAGTTTGATGGATGAGGAAAGTAATTTCAAGGCCTCCCTGTGTGAAGACATGAGAGGGCTCGTATCACTGTATGAAGCTTCGTATTTAAGCGTGGAAGGGGAGAACGTAATGGATTTAGCCAAAGATTTCTCATTGAATCATCTTGCTCGAAGGCTAGAGCAAATCTCAGAGCCACGTCTGAGGGAGCAAGTGAGGCATGCTTTGGAGGTTCCTCTGCACTGGAGGTTGCAAAAGCTAGAAGCCAGGTGGTTCATACAAGCGTACGAGAATACATCTGAAGCAAACCTTACTCTGGTGGAGCTGGCTAAACTGGACTATAACATGGTACAAGCAACATACCAGCAAGAGCTCAAGCTACTGTCAAG TTGGTATAGAGAGACTGGTCTGCCAGAAAAGCTGGGATTCGCTAGGCACAGGTTAGCAGAGTGTTTCTTGTGGGCTCTGGGATTCGTTCCGGAGCCTCATCTTGGATATTCAAGGGAGATTTTGAGCAAAATTGCTGTTATGATCACCATAATAGACGACATATACGACGTATATGGCACCTTGGAAGAACTTCAATTGTTCACTCACACAATTGAGAA GTGGGATATTAATTCACTGGACAGCCTTCCAGAATACATGAAGATTTGCTTCTTAGCTCTCTTCAATTCTGTGAATGAATTTGCTTATCATAATCTCAGAGACCAAGGTTTCAATGTTATCTCAAATCTGAGGAAACTG TGGGCAGAACTGTGTAGAGCTTACTACTTAGAAGCAACATGGTTTCACAGTGGTTATGTCCCAACCACAAATGAGTACCTAAATACAGCTTGGATTTCCATCTCTGGCCCTTTACTTCTGTTTTATGCTTACTTCACCACAAATCCTATCAACAAGAAGGAATTGAAGAGCTTAGAGAAATATCCCGGTATCATTCATTGGCCAGCCACAGTTCTTCGTCTGGCCGATGACTTGGAAACTTCATCT TACGAAATGAAACGAGGGGATGTTCCTAAAACAATGGAGTGCTACATGAAGGAGACGGGATGCTCTGAGGAGGATGCTCGCAAGCATATAAAGCAGCTGATAGACACGGCACTGAAGCGAATGAACAAAGAGATATTGATGGAGAATCCCATACAGAATTTCGGGCAGACAGCCATGAATCTTGGACGAATCTCACTCTGCATGTATCAGCATGGAGATGGTTTCGGCCTTCCACATTCCGAAACCAAGAAAAATATGGTGTGCCTTGTCGTTCAGCCCTTTCCCCTGCCTTGA